GCAAATTCGACGCCACGATTGTGCGCGACTCCTGAATAAAGAGCCGCGTACGGCTTTCGAACCATGACCAGTAGTCCGGGCGAGCCTTGACAGGCGTGCGTCGCCCTTTTGGGGCCATGAAACGGAGGCCCCTGCAGAGCAACGTTCACTCGAAATGAGTATCGATTTTCCTGCGTGCAATCAGATCGAACATCAGCTGGGAGTGGTCAAGTCCCTATTTTGGCGTGTGACTTGAATATATCGGTTGCAATCTCGTCGACGGTCGGCATAGGCAGGTCAATGCCAACATGACTAGGCTCGAATGCTCGGGTCGAAAGGGAGCCTGATTGTTTCAAGCACTGATGGAAGTGTCGCCCCTGCTCCTCGGCTATGCATATGCCGGGCTGGCGGTTGTCCTCATCGCCATCGCGTGCCTTGTCCAGCGCGATGAATGGCGCCGCCTGCTGCAGATCTGCTTCCTTTCGATCAGTTTCCTGGCGCTCTTCGTCAGTCGCCTGCCGATGCTGTTCTATGATCGTGCCATCAATCCCGATGAAGCGCTGATGGGCGCGAACGCGATGCGGGCTCGTTGGGGCTGGATCAGCTGGGACATCGTCGATCCACTGACGGCGGGTCCGATCGACTCGATGGTCCTCGTCTGGCCGAGGCTCTTCGGTCTCGACATCACCTTCTTCAACATTCGGCTGACGGCGATCGTCCTGCTGGCAATCTCCATGAGCCTTCTCGCAAGTGCCCTGAGGCGTCTCTTCGATGCCCGCGTGGCCATGGTAGCAACTCTTCCGGCCTATCTATTCCTGATCTTTACCAATTTCTTCGATTTCGTTCACTATTCGAGCGAGATCATGCCGATCTTCCTGATCTCGCTCGGCATATTCGGTTTGGCCATCTACGCGGAGACCCGGCGCACGTGGTTTCTGCTCTTGGCTGCCTTCGCGGCGGGATGCGTTCCCTTCGCGAAGCTGCAAGGAACTCCGATCGCCGCCCTCGTCGGCGCCCTCGCGCTGCTTTGCGCATGTCGGCCGGCTCACCCAGCCACATTGTCGCTTCGCTTGAAGCGTGCGGCGGCCGTCATCGCGGCCGCTTGCGTGCCAGCTGCGGCTTTCCTGCTGCCTCTCACCCTTTCCGGGGGAGGCGACGATTTTGTGAAGAGCTATTTCGTCCAGCAGAAGTTGCGAATTGTCGGGCAGCAATGGAGCGACAAGATCTGGCATCTGCTGTCCTGGACGAGCTTTGGGCAGCTCGCATTCACCTATCTGGCGATGCTGTGCATCGGCATGGTGGTGATGATCGCCCTGTTCGCCTGGCGCCGCTCGCGACCAGGTCGTCTGGCACTGCGCTTTGCATCCGTTGCCGTCGTCATGGCCGCGGTTTCCTATGCCGCTGCCGTCACCCCAGGCCGGGACTTCTCGCATTATCTGCTGTTCGGGTTGCCGGCACTGGTCATGATCGGCGCGGCTGCCTCGCTCCTGGCGACAAATGGGGGGACGACGGGGCGCTGGGGCACGGCCGCGGCATCGCTTTGTCTCGTCGGGGTTGCCCTCTACCTGTTGCTGCCAAGGCTGGCACAGGAACGCGCCTACGGTCAGCCATGGTCAACGGGTTGGAATGAAGGCATTTATCTGAAGGGTAAGCCGTTCAAGGCACTGCACACGCTGCAATGGCTGCGTCCCGAACCCGGAGACCGCATGGTCTGCTGGGGCTGGCAGGCGGAGTGCTACGTCGATGCCGCGATGGCGCCGGCGACGAGGGAAGCAACGAACGAGAATCAGCTGTACTGGACGGAGCTGCGTAGTTATTTCCGCTCCCGGTTCATCGGGGATCTGAAACGCGATCCGCCTGCTTACATCGTCGATGCCGTGGCGCCCGGCAGTTTCTTCTTCGAGGATCCAAGTCAGTATGGCATTCGGGCGTTCCCGGAATTCGCCGAGGTCGTCGACGGAGATTACGTCCCGGTTTCGAAGGTAGCCAATCCGGAATCCTGTCCGCGCGTCTATGCGTTGCGTGAGCGGGCCGAATCATTGGAGCGCTCGCGGATCGCGTTCGCCTCCATAGCCGCCAGTTCGGCTGAGCCCGGCTTTGATCCGACCTCCCTAGACGACGGCAGCATCTTCGAGAGCTGTGCCGACTATTGGCTCGCGCGGGAGGGTTCGCCCGCCTCGATTCGCATGACATTTGCCGCACCGAGTCCGGTCAAGCGCATCCTGCTCCTCAACACGCGGGATGGGGTTCGCAACACCCGCGCGGGTGGAATCGCCCGGCTTGTTCTGCTTTCGAAGGGCCGCGAAGTGTGGACGCATTTCCTGGAGCTCGAGCCATTTCCTCGCTGGACGGAGGTAAAGCTCCCGGCTCCGCTTCCGGAGGCCGACGCCTTCCAGCTCGATCTCCTCTCGTTCCGGGGCGCTGGCGGTGGGCTCAATGAAGTGAAGCTATATCGCGATTGATCCTCTCAGATCAGCTTCAATCCCTTGAAGCTGGCATGGCCGTTGCGGCCGACGATGATGTGGTCGTGGACGGCGATGCCGAGCGGGGTTGCGATGTCGACGATGGTCTTGGTCATCTGGATGTCGGCGCGCGAGGGGGTCGGGTCCCCGGAGGGATGGTTGTGCACGAGGACGATCGCGGTCGAGGATAGTTCGAGCGCGCGCTTCACCACTTCGCGCGGATAGACGGGGGTATGGTCGACCGTGCCGACCTGTTGGACCTCGTCGGCGATGAGCTGGTTGCGCTTGTCGAGAAAGAGGATGCGGAACTGCTCCTTTTCCTCATAGGCCATGGCGGCGCGGCAATAGTCGATGACGGCGCTCCAGGAGGAGAGCAGGGGC
This window of the Kaistia algarum genome carries:
- a CDS encoding glycosyltransferase family protein codes for the protein MFQALMEVSPLLLGYAYAGLAVVLIAIACLVQRDEWRRLLQICFLSISFLALFVSRLPMLFYDRAINPDEALMGANAMRARWGWISWDIVDPLTAGPIDSMVLVWPRLFGLDITFFNIRLTAIVLLAISMSLLASALRRLFDARVAMVATLPAYLFLIFTNFFDFVHYSSEIMPIFLISLGIFGLAIYAETRRTWFLLLAAFAAGCVPFAKLQGTPIAALVGALALLCACRPAHPATLSLRLKRAAAVIAAACVPAAAFLLPLTLSGGGDDFVKSYFVQQKLRIVGQQWSDKIWHLLSWTSFGQLAFTYLAMLCIGMVVMIALFAWRRSRPGRLALRFASVAVVMAAVSYAAAVTPGRDFSHYLLFGLPALVMIGAAASLLATNGGTTGRWGTAAASLCLVGVALYLLLPRLAQERAYGQPWSTGWNEGIYLKGKPFKALHTLQWLRPEPGDRMVCWGWQAECYVDAAMAPATREATNENQLYWTELRSYFRSRFIGDLKRDPPAYIVDAVAPGSFFFEDPSQYGIRAFPEFAEVVDGDYVPVSKVANPESCPRVYALRERAESLERSRIAFASIAASSAEPGFDPTSLDDGSIFESCADYWLAREGSPASIRMTFAAPSPVKRILLLNTRDGVRNTRAGGIARLVLLSKGREVWTHFLELEPFPRWTEVKLPAPLPEADAFQLDLLSFRGAGGGLNEVKLYRD
- the radC gene encoding RadC family protein; translation: MTGFDDDAGDLPHFVGHRDRLKTRFREQGADALADYELLELLLFHSVPRRDTKPIAKALLARFGTFSDVLAAPEARLMEVSGVGASVATHLKAVHAASMRYARGAVRERPLLSSWSAVIDYCRAAMAYEEKEQFRILFLDKRNQLIADEVQQVGTVDHTPVYPREVVKRALELSSTAIVLVHNHPSGDPTPSRADIQMTKTIVDIATPLGIAVHDHIIVGRNGHASFKGLKLI